AGTCGGCTCAGAAATCTTCTCGGACATGATTAACGACAAGGAGTGTTTCACTTTTCTCTCTTTTCCCGCCTGCACGATTGCAACAGGGATGAGGGGCGTTGTAAAGGACCTTGTAAAGGACAGGAAGATTGACGCGATAATAACCACCTGCGGCACGCTTGACCACGACTTTGCAAGAATCTGGAAGGATTATTACCAGGGCGACTTCGTGGCTGATGATGAAAAGCTAAGGGAAAAAGGAATCTGCCGGCTTGGAAACGTTTTTGTCCCTGACGACAGCTACGGGATAATCATCGAGAAAAAGCTTCTGCCGATTATCGAAAAAATCTATGAAAGCGAAAAAAACCTCGGCACTAAGGAATTCATCTGGAAAGTAGGAGAAGCTGTAAAGGATGAAAAAGGGGCGGAGGACAGCATAATCTACTGGGCGTGGAAAAACCAGATACCAATTTTCGTTCCGGGCATAACTGACGGCTCTTTTGGCTTCCAGCTCTACATGTTCTGGCAGGACGGCCACAAGGACCTTGTCGTAAATCTCATGAAAGACGAAGACGACCTGGCAGCAATTGTCTATACCCACAAAAAAACCGGGGCGCTGATGATTGGAGGCGGAATCTCAAAGCACCACACGATATGGTGGAACCAGTTCAAGGACGGCCTCGATTACGCCGTTTATATCACAACTGCAATCGAATCCGATGGCTCCCTTTCAGGCGCCCGCCTTCGGGAAGCCATAAGCTGGGGAAAGGTCAAGCCAAGGGCAAAAAGAGTGACAATCGAGGGGGATGCAACAGTAATCCTGCCGCTTCTTGTTTCGGCTCTTCATTAAGGCAGTGGCTTAAGCGGATACTTTATAGAAATCCAGCTAAATTATGGCAGAAGAGGAAGTTGAAAGCGTTCCGCCCTGGCTGGTAATCGTGCTCCTGGCAGCAGTTATCGGGTTTCTCATGGTGTACTATGTAAGCGCAGACCTGATAAATTCCCTTTTGTTACAATTTGCGGGCTAGGCAAGAGGAAGGCCAAAATAGCCAATCAGGGCAATTGCAATTCCAAAATAGATGAATAGTGTAATGATGTCTGTAAGCATTGTCGCAAACGGGCCCGTTGCAATTGCAGGGTCCATTTTAATTTTTCTGAAAAGAAGCGGAAGCGTCGTGGATATGAAAATAGAAACCATCATGCCAACAAAAATAGATGCTCCCACAATCATCCCAAGAAGGGGAATTTTCCACACAACATAAGTTGCAAGGCCCAAAAAAGCCCCGCTGCAAAGCCCCAGCGTAAAGCCAATAACCGCCTCCCTGAAGATATAGCGCGCCACGTTTATTTTCGGGTCTATCGCAAGCGCCCGTATTATTAGCGCCGATGACTGGGCTCCTGCAGCACCGCTGATGTAGACCAGAACCGGGATAAATGAGGCAAGCACAATGAAAGTTTCAAGCACCTCCTCGAAGAGCCCGACAATTGAGGCAGCAACAAGCCCCCCCATTATGCCAATTATAAGCCAGGGAAGGCGGCTTTTTACCATGTGAAAGGAAGAGGAGTCGTGCTTTGTGTACTCGGACCCCACCTTGTGAAAAATACCGCCCAGCATAAGCGTATCCTCGTGAACCTCATGATGAAATATCTGCAGGATTGTGTCATATGGCACTACCCCCATAAGCCGTCCCTCCTTATCCACCACAGGTATCGCCTTTATCCCGTGCGAGAGCGCAAGGTAGACCACCCGCTCCTGAGGGGCAGTTGGGTGAACACTTACAAGCTGACGCTTCATCAGGTTTTCGACAGGGATTGTCTTTTTTGGAGCCCTGAAAATCTCCTTTATAGTAATAACCCCAACAAGCACGTCGGACTTGTCAAGAACGTAAATGTAATCTATTGTGTTCAGGGAACCCGCATTTCGCGTAAGCATCGATTCAATGTCGCCTATCCTGTCGCCTATCCTGGCAACAGGCACGTTTTCCACCAGCCGGCTTCCTGCAGTCTTGTGGTTGGGCTTTTGAACGCCAGAGCCGTTCCCTTCCATAATTAACTCTTGTCTGAATTTAAGGGCTTTTTCGGGTGAGACCAACCCCTAGCAGAGGTTTCTTTTTCATTTTTGTAGGTTAATTATTGGAAAATGAGATTTGCAATAGTTGACGAGAAGAAATGCGAGCCCAGAAAATGCGATAATCTGTGCTTCCGCCTCTGCCCCAGAAATAAGCTGGAAGAGAAGTGCATCGAGATAGGCGAAACCGCAAAAATAGACGAAAACCTGTGCGTCGGGTGCGGCATCTGCTCGAACCGCTGCCCGTTTGGGGCCATAAAAATCGTAAACACTCCCGAAAAGGCGGGCTTTCTCGTCCACAGGTACGGCGAAAATAAGTTCGCGCTCTACAACCTCCCCCTGCCTGAAAAAGGAAAGATAACTGGAATTATCGGCCGGAACGGAATCGGAAAGTCAACTGCGATGAAAATTATCTCCGGGCTTCAGCAGGTAGACACCAAAGACATGCCGACGCTTATGAAGCAATATTTCCAGAAGAAAAGGTCTGTCTCGCTAAAGCCGCAGGTTCTCGAAAACCTGACCAGTAAAGACCTAAACAGGGAAATGATAGATTTGTTTGGAATCAGGGAAAAAGAGCATTACTCAGGTGGAGAGCTCCAGAAGCTCAACATCGCAAAATGCCTCTCAAAAGACGCGGACCTCTATATCCTGGACGAGCCAACGTCATACCTTGACGTTTACGAGCGGCTGAGAATCGCGAAAATCATAAAGGAGCGGCTCAGGGACAGGGAAGTCCTTGTCGTAGAGCACGACCTTGCAATCCTGGACTACCTCTCAGAGCAGATATGCGTGCTTTTTGGGACTCCCGGCGGATATGGAGTCGTTTCATCAAAATACTCAACGCTTCGGGGAATTAACAATTACCTTGAAGGGTACCTCCCGACAGAAAACGTACGGGTGAGAAAAGACCCGATAAAGTTCGACATATCCGCAACAGAGGAGCTTGGAAAAGACCGGCTTCTCGGCTTTTCGAACATAGAAAAAGCCCTGGGAGACTTCTCCCTAAAGGTAGAGCATGGGGACTTGAACCGGGGGGAAATCCTTGGCGTTCTTGGGCCAAACGCAATCGGAAAGACGACCTTTATGGAAATGCTTGCCGGCAAAATGGCGCCAGACAAGGGAGAGGTTGAAAAAGCAAAAATATCCTACAAGCCGCAATACCTGTACGCGGACTACGAAGGAACCGTCGAAGAAATTATTCCAAAAGAGCGGCAGTTCAAGGAGCAGATAAGCTTCCCGCTAGGCCTTGAGCAGCTCTACAAAAAGAAGGTCAAAGAGCTTTCCGGCGGGGAGCTCCAGACGCTTGCCATCGCACTGTGCCTTTCAAAAGAAGCAGATATCTACCTTCTGGACGAGCCGTCCGCCTTCCTTGACATAGAAAGCCGCCTTCGGCTTGTGTCCCTTCTGCGGCAAATCATAAAGGACAGGCAGGCCTGCGCAGTCGTAATCGACCACGACCTTCACCTCGCAGTCCAGATTTCAAACAGGGTTTTGCTTTTTGAGGGCGAGCCGGGAAAGCTGGGGCTTGCAAGAATCGAAAAGACAGGAATCGCGATGAATAACTTCCTAAAGCAGCTTGGAATAACCTTCAGGCGCGACCCCGAGAACAACCGCTTCAAGGTAAACAAGGAGGGAAGCAAGCTTGACCAGGAGCAGAAAGAGAGGGGGGAGTACTTGATGTTTAAGTAGACTATAATTCCTCAGGAGCTTGTACCTTTGGAGGGATATCTTCAATACTATCTGGACAGTATCCAAACTCCAACTCAGCAGACCTAAGTGGCGAAAGTTTTTGGGCGCTTCTATTTATAAAGTAGAGCATCCAAGATGCTAGCATTAAAAAATCTCCACGATTTCCCTCTGGAAACCCCTTTCTTATTTCTGGAGACTGTTTGATTATGCAACTAGAAACCACGAGTTCTCCAACACGGGATTTCACACGGCTGTTTTCGAAGCTACAATTATGAATATCGTGCGCAAAGTCATTACGTATTTTTCTTATTATGTGCAAATCTCTACAAAACTGATGGCTGATGAGCCCCAATCTAAATGACAAATTTATTTTAGAGCTAAAAGCAGACAAGGGGGCATTTAAACCATTAAATACTTCGTCTCTACCTGAAGGACTGGGAACCAGATAGTTCCTCAATAGTGACTCCAAAGCGCT
The sequence above is drawn from the Candidatus Aenigmatarchaeota archaeon genome and encodes:
- a CDS encoding deoxyhypusine synthase; amino-acid sequence: MDPIKDIRLGKNITASDLVGQMFEGGGFTAKKIKVGSEIFSDMINDKECFTFLSFPACTIATGMRGVVKDLVKDRKIDAIITTCGTLDHDFARIWKDYYQGDFVADDEKLREKGICRLGNVFVPDDSYGIIIEKKLLPIIEKIYESEKNLGTKEFIWKVGEAVKDEKGAEDSIIYWAWKNQIPIFVPGITDGSFGFQLYMFWQDGHKDLVVNLMKDEDDLAAIVYTHKKTGALMIGGGISKHHTIWWNQFKDGLDYAVYITTAIESDGSLSGARLREAISWGKVKPRAKRVTIEGDATVILPLLVSALH
- a CDS encoding ribosome biogenesis/translation initiation ATPase RLI, whose product is MRFAIVDEKKCEPRKCDNLCFRLCPRNKLEEKCIEIGETAKIDENLCVGCGICSNRCPFGAIKIVNTPEKAGFLVHRYGENKFALYNLPLPEKGKITGIIGRNGIGKSTAMKIISGLQQVDTKDMPTLMKQYFQKKRSVSLKPQVLENLTSKDLNREMIDLFGIREKEHYSGGELQKLNIAKCLSKDADLYILDEPTSYLDVYERLRIAKIIKERLRDREVLVVEHDLAILDYLSEQICVLFGTPGGYGVVSSKYSTLRGINNYLEGYLPTENVRVRKDPIKFDISATEELGKDRLLGFSNIEKALGDFSLKVEHGDLNRGEILGVLGPNAIGKTTFMEMLAGKMAPDKGEVEKAKISYKPQYLYADYEGTVEEIIPKERQFKEQISFPLGLEQLYKKKVKELSGGELQTLAIALCLSKEADIYLLDEPSAFLDIESRLRLVSLLRQIIKDRQACAVVIDHDLHLAVQISNRVLLFEGEPGKLGLARIEKTGIAMNNFLKQLGITFRRDPENNRFKVNKEGSKLDQEQKERGEYLMFK
- a CDS encoding magnesium transporter, giving the protein MEGNGSGVQKPNHKTAGSRLVENVPVARIGDRIGDIESMLTRNAGSLNTIDYIYVLDKSDVLVGVITIKEIFRAPKKTIPVENLMKRQLVSVHPTAPQERVVYLALSHGIKAIPVVDKEGRLMGVVPYDTILQIFHHEVHEDTLMLGGIFHKVGSEYTKHDSSSFHMVKSRLPWLIIGIMGGLVAASIVGLFEEVLETFIVLASFIPVLVYISGAAGAQSSALIIRALAIDPKINVARYIFREAVIGFTLGLCSGAFLGLATYVVWKIPLLGMIVGASIFVGMMVSIFISTTLPLLFRKIKMDPAIATGPFATMLTDIITLFIYFGIAIALIGYFGLPLA